The Caldicellulosiruptor changbaiensis genome has a segment encoding these proteins:
- a CDS encoding DUF4846 domain-containing protein: MPTLRKIMRLGAASILIFALMVACAVEQSQLNKKPEIAKKPKLEEKDSIASLTNKSEQSYKESLINSHGKTIGERIKVPKGYERVEVPRGSFAEYLRNLPLKPHGTKVKYYNGEEKPKDVYVAVIDMDVGTRDLQQCADAVIRLRAEYLYKNKQYDKIHFNFTNGFRADFKKWMQGYRIKVEGNKAYWVKKTGYCDDYACFRKYLDMVFAYAGTLSLSQEMQKIPLSGLQIGDVFLKGSDPGHCVIVVDMAQNPKTGEKIFLLAQSYMPAQDIHILKNPTNDDDNPWYSINFGDVLVTPEWQFTKDQVYRFGE; the protein is encoded by the coding sequence ATGCCTACGCTAAGGAAAATAATGCGGTTAGGGGCAGCAAGTATCCTTATTTTTGCTCTGATGGTAGCATGTGCAGTTGAACAATCCCAATTGAATAAAAAACCTGAAATTGCAAAAAAGCCAAAGTTAGAGGAGAAGGATAGTATTGCTTCCCTGACAAATAAGTCAGAACAAAGTTACAAAGAAAGTCTCATAAATAGCCATGGTAAAACGATAGGCGAAAGAATAAAAGTACCAAAAGGATATGAAAGAGTTGAAGTTCCAAGAGGGTCTTTTGCTGAATACTTGAGGAATCTGCCACTCAAGCCCCATGGCACAAAGGTGAAGTACTATAATGGTGAAGAAAAACCAAAGGACGTATATGTTGCAGTAATTGACATGGATGTTGGCACAAGAGATTTGCAGCAGTGTGCAGATGCTGTCATAAGACTTCGAGCAGAATATCTTTATAAGAACAAGCAATATGACAAAATTCATTTTAACTTCACAAATGGCTTCAGAGCTGATTTTAAAAAGTGGATGCAAGGCTACAGAATCAAAGTTGAAGGAAATAAAGCTTATTGGGTAAAGAAGACTGGATACTGTGATGATTATGCGTGCTTTAGAAAGTATCTTGACATGGTATTTGCATATGCTGGAACACTGTCACTTTCTCAAGAAATGCAAAAAATACCTCTGAGTGGTTTGCAAATTGGAGATGTATTTTTAAAAGGAAGCGACCCTGGCCATTGTGTTATTGTAGTTGATATGGCACAAAATCCGAAGACGGGTGAAAAGATATTCCTGCTTGCACAAAGCTATATGCCAGCCCAAGACATTCACATCTTAAAAAACCCAACAAATGATGATGATAACCCATGGTACTCAATAAACTTTGGCGATGTTTTAGTAACACCAGAATGGCAGTTTACAAAAGATCAGGTTTATAGGTTTGGGGAGTAA
- a CDS encoding DUF3368 domain-containing protein has protein sequence MIVVSNTTPIIALAKINKLEILEYLFGRIYISEGVYKELISNKKFTYEIEKITKNNFIITKEVKNRLAVELVQKMHGLNIGESESIILFKELGGDLLIMDEKKGRKVASSLDIKLTGTLGILLRAKQEGIIIELKPLLEKLIESNIRISHELYREILKSANEVF, from the coding sequence GTGATAGTAGTTTCTAACACGACTCCAATTATTGCCTTAGCAAAGATAAATAAATTGGAGATTTTAGAGTATTTATTTGGAAGAATTTATATTTCAGAAGGAGTGTATAAAGAACTTATATCTAATAAAAAGTTTACCTATGAGATTGAAAAAATAACCAAGAATAACTTTATAATTACAAAAGAAGTCAAAAATCGATTAGCAGTAGAATTAGTTCAAAAAATGCATGGTTTAAACATAGGTGAAAGTGAATCAATAATATTATTTAAGGAGCTAGGTGGAGACCTTTTAATCATGGATGAAAAGAAAGGTAGGAAAGTGGCATCTTCTCTGGATATAAAACTTACAGGAACATTAGGTATTTTATTGAGGGCAAAGCAGGAAGGCATAATCATTGAGTTAAAGCCCTTATTAGAAAAGTTAATCGAATCAAATATTAGGATAAGCCATGAGCTATATAGGGAAATTTTAAAGAGTGCGAACGAAGTGTTCTAA
- a CDS encoding UPF0175 family protein, whose amino-acid sequence METSKFEFELPKEIINYLPSNDEEFLKKIKELIVYTLVKEEKISFGKAAEILGMNKIDYLADLGALGISYFDQTIEEVIEDKENLDKLLEEHKSDSSF is encoded by the coding sequence ATGGAAACAAGCAAATTTGAGTTCGAACTTCCTAAGGAAATTATTAATTATTTGCCAAGTAATGATGAAGAGTTTTTAAAGAAAATTAAGGAACTTATAGTTTACACATTAGTAAAGGAAGAGAAGATTTCATTTGGGAAGGCAGCTGAAATACTTGGAATGAATAAAATAGATTATTTGGCTGACTTAGGTGCCTTAGGCATAAGCTATTTTGACCAAACCATTGAAGAAGTAATTGAAGATAAAGAGAATTTGGATAAGTTGTTGGAGGAGCATAAAAGTGATAGTAGTTTCTAA